In Halovulum dunhuangense, one genomic interval encodes:
- a CDS encoding ATP-dependent Clp protease proteolytic subunit, translating to MHDPLSPLQSFIIPTVDETTARGSIRYDIFSRLLKERIVFVSGPVHDDMATVIVAQLLFLEAENPKKEISMYINSPGGIVTSGLSIYDTMQYIRPKISTVCIGQAASMGSLLLAAGAPGMRFALPNARIMVHQPSGGYQGQATDIMIHARETQALKHRLNEIYVRHTGQELEKVEAALDRDNFMTAEAARDWGIVDEIVTNRGEADS from the coding sequence ATGCATGACCCGCTTTCGCCGCTGCAAAGCTTCATCATCCCCACCGTGGACGAAACGACCGCGCGGGGCTCGATCCGCTATGACATCTTCTCGCGGCTGCTGAAGGAGCGGATCGTCTTCGTGTCCGGCCCCGTCCATGACGACATGGCGACCGTGATCGTGGCGCAGCTGCTCTTCCTCGAGGCCGAGAACCCGAAGAAGGAAATCTCGATGTATATCAACAGCCCCGGCGGTATCGTGACCTCGGGCCTGTCGATCTACGACACCATGCAGTACATCCGGCCCAAGATCTCGACGGTGTGCATCGGGCAGGCGGCCTCGATGGGGTCGCTGCTGCTGGCCGCGGGCGCGCCGGGGATGCGCTTTGCGCTGCCCAACGCCCGGATCATGGTGCACCAGCCCTCGGGCGGCTACCAGGGCCAGGCCACCGACATCATGATCCACGCGCGCGAGACGCAGGCGCTCAAGCATCGGCTGAACGAGATCTATGTCCGCCACACCGGGCAGGAACTGGAAAAGGTCGAGGCGGCGCTGGACCGCGACAACTTCATGACCGCCGAGGCCGCGCGCGACTGGGGCATCGTGGACGAGATCGTCACCAATCGTGGCGAGGCCGACAGCTGA
- the tig gene encoding trigger factor produces the protein MQVTETLNEGLKRGYSITVTAAELEAKVSEKLEEARKGFQMKGFRKGKAPAALMKKMFGKSVLGEAMQESIDAAMREHFEKTGDRPAVQPDVKMTNENWEEGQDVEVALTYEALPEVPETDFTGIELEKLVAEIEDDAVNEALENLAGSASNFESRRKGSKAKDGDQIVIDFVGKIDGEAFDGGAAEDYPLVLGSGSFIPGFEEQLVGAKAGEELEVKVTFPESYQAKQLAGKEAVFSCTVKDVKAPKPAEIDDELAKKFGMDDLEALKAQIRERLAEEYAGAARQVLKRRLMDALDAAVSFDLPPSLVETEARQIAHQLWHEENPEHQGHDHGAIEPTEEHNKLAERRVRLGLLLAEVGNKAEITVTDAELQQAMFQQARQYPGQERAFFEFIQKNPGAQQQLRAPIFEDKVVDHILEQAKVTEKPVSKDELQKAIEALDEE, from the coding sequence ATGCAGGTCACCGAGACCCTGAACGAAGGTTTGAAACGCGGCTATTCGATTACCGTCACGGCGGCCGAACTGGAAGCCAAGGTCAGCGAGAAGCTGGAGGAAGCGCGCAAGGGCTTCCAGATGAAGGGCTTCCGCAAGGGCAAGGCGCCCGCCGCGCTGATGAAGAAGATGTTCGGCAAGTCGGTGCTGGGCGAGGCGATGCAGGAAAGCATCGATGCCGCGATGCGCGAGCATTTCGAGAAGACGGGCGACCGTCCGGCGGTGCAGCCCGACGTCAAGATGACCAACGAGAACTGGGAAGAGGGCCAGGACGTCGAGGTCGCCCTGACCTACGAGGCGCTTCCCGAGGTGCCCGAGACCGACTTCACCGGAATCGAGCTGGAAAAGCTGGTCGCCGAGATCGAGGACGACGCCGTGAACGAGGCGCTCGAGAATCTTGCCGGGTCGGCGAGCAACTTCGAGTCGCGCCGCAAGGGCTCGAAGGCGAAGGACGGCGACCAGATCGTCATCGACTTCGTGGGCAAGATCGACGGCGAGGCCTTTGACGGCGGCGCGGCCGAGGATTACCCGCTGGTGCTGGGGTCCGGCAGCTTCATCCCCGGCTTCGAGGAGCAGCTGGTCGGCGCCAAGGCCGGCGAGGAGCTCGAGGTCAAGGTCACTTTCCCGGAAAGCTACCAGGCCAAGCAGCTTGCCGGCAAGGAAGCCGTGTTTTCCTGCACGGTAAAGGACGTGAAGGCCCCGAAGCCCGCCGAGATCGACGACGAGCTGGCCAAGAAGTTCGGGATGGACGATCTCGAGGCGCTGAAGGCGCAGATCCGCGAGCGTCTGGCCGAGGAATATGCCGGCGCCGCGCGCCAGGTGCTCAAGCGTCGCCTGATGGACGCGCTGGATGCCGCCGTCAGCTTCGACCTGCCGCCGAGCCTGGTCGAGACCGAGGCGCGCCAGATCGCCCACCAGCTGTGGCACGAGGAAAACCCCGAGCACCAGGGCCACGACCACGGCGCGATCGAGCCGACCGAAGAGCACAACAAGCTGGCCGAGCGCCGCGTGCGGCTGGGCCTGCTGCTGGCCGAGGTCGGCAACAAGGCCGAGATCACCGTCACCGACGCGGAACTCCAGCAGGCCATGTTCCAGCAGGCCCGCCAGTATCCGGGCCAGGAACGCGCCTTCTTCGAGTTCATCCAGAAGAACCCCGGCGCCCAGCAGCAGCTGCGCGCGCCGATCTTCGAGGACAAGGTCGTGGATCATATCCTCGAACAGGCCAAGGTGACCGAGAAGCCCGTCTCCAAGGACGAGCTGCAGAAGGCCATCGAGGCGCTCGACGAGGAGTGA